The DNA region CTCCGGCGGGTCATAATTGATGGCGCGCACTTCCTCGATGGCGAAATAGCGGGCGGAACCCACCGGCGGAACAATCGGGCCTTCCACCGTATCACCCGTGCGCAAACCGAACTTGCGAACGATGGAGGGCGGCACATAAATGTCATCGGCGCCCGGCAGGTAATTGGCCTCGGGCGAGCGCAAAAAGCCGAACCCGTCCTGCATCACTTCCAGCACCCCTTCGGCCTGGATCGGCTCACCGGCTTCCGCCCGGGCCTTGAGAATGGCGAAGATCATGTCTTGTTTCAGCATGGCGCTGGCGTCTTCCACGCCGCATTCCATGGCCATGGCGAACAGTTCGCCCGGGGCCTTACGCTTCAATTCTTGAATTTTCATAGGGAATTCCCAAAGAGATTTTTATGTATCATTACGTGGGGATTAGGGCGCCTCACGGGGCGCAAACAATGCTGAACAGCACGATTACGCTTTAGCCATGCAAAAGAATCTTGGCAAGCAAAATCCGTTAGAACGGCTTTAATACCGCCAAAAAGACAATGGCGATCAGCAGTAACGTCGGCACCTCATTGGCGATCCGGTAAAATTTCTGGCTGCGCCGGTTGGCGTCCTTGTCGAAATCCTTTCTCCAGCGCGAACATGCGCCATGAAACCCCGACAGGATCAGAACCAGCGTAAATTTCACGTGAAACCATCCCTGATGCATCGCATCGGGGTTGGCATGGAGCAGCAATCCCCCAAACACAAAGGTCAGAATCATGGCCGGGTTGCAGATGAACCTCAGCAACCGGCGTTCCATCACCTTAAACAGTTCGGATGCCTCCGATCCCTCCGCCACACCGGCATGGTAAACATACAGCCTGGGCAGATAGAACATCGCCGCCATCCAGCAGGTGAAACTCACGATATGCAGCCATTTCCAGATAAGATACGGTTCCATGCAGCCCTCCGTTACGAGCCTTATAGCCGTTTCACATACAATTGTCCGGTTGTTTGTTATGCAGCCACCGGAAGCTGAACCTGCCCCTTGGCCCAGATGGCCAGGTCATCCGCATCGCGGGAGGATGCTTCGATCAGGTTGCCTATATCCAGCGCGCTTTCCTTCGCCCGTTGCGTCAGCAGCAGGTCGTTCAGGTTTTCCGCCGCCATCTGCAGGGTGCCGTAAGAAGCCTCGCCCGCAAGCTTATGGATGGCATCCGGTGTCAAACTCACCCCGGCTTTCTTGCCTGCGTCAAACAGGAACAGTTCCAGCTTCTGCTCGCATGCCAAAACTTCTTCCGGTGAAAGGCCTAGCGCATCCCGCATCGCGCGCATCACCATGCTGCAGGTAACAAGCGTGGCCACCACTTCGTCAGACGAATAATGCTTCATATGCGCCTTGGACATCTCCAGCGGACCGAAGAAAAGTTCACGCATGATATGTTCCCGTCGCTTGTCGGGATCGGTGACGGGTTTGTCACCCAGGGTCTTGAACATATTCTCCAAGGGAAGAAGCGCATCCTGGTCGATGATCTTCACCTCGCCACGCACGCGCTGAACATTATAGGGATGCACGTCCCAGGGATTGAATCCGTCGCGCAGCACCTCGCCGCGAAGTTTCAGAATATCCGGCAACCCGAGCATCCGGTCATCTCCGCGCGGTTCGTGCGTCAGGAAAACTTTTGCATCCTTGCCAAAACCACGACGGAATCCGGCGCCCAGTTTGCCCAGCAGCAGCTCATCGTCCGGCACCAGCAAATGCTTGTTCTGTTCAGGTTCGTTGAAATAACCGCGAATCTTGATGACCTGTTCCACCCGTTCCGGATGGGCGGGGTCATATTCGTAATGGGGTGTTCTGGCGAGCACGATGGTCCTGTCGGTCCATTTGGCGTAATGATAACCCTCGGGTATTTTTCCGTCGGTCGCCTCGGCAATCGCGCTGCCGAGCATGGCTTCAACAAGCGGCTTCACCTGATAGGTTCCGATATCCCGCCATTCATCCACCTGATAGGTCTGCAGACG from bacterium includes:
- the hemJ gene encoding protoporphyrinogen oxidase HemJ; this translates as MEPYLIWKWLHIVSFTCWMAAMFYLPRLYVYHAGVAEGSEASELFKVMERRLLRFICNPAMILTFVFGGLLLHANPDAMHQGWFHVKFTLVLILSGFHGACSRWRKDFDKDANRRSQKFYRIANEVPTLLLIAIVFLAVLKPF